CGAAATCTCGCGGGCGCGGTGCGCGGCCAACATCACCAGGTCGAACCGGTTGGGAACTTTGTCAACGCAATCTTCAGTGGTAACGCGGGCCATAGGACCTCCGGATGTCTGGCTAGAATTAAGCCTTGGTCTTTACGCGGCCACGGAGGGATTGACAACCCGCAAAGCGCCCGAAATCAAAGGGGTTGGACCTCTTCCACGGCCTCTTTCGGCAGGTCGGCCACCATTTGCGCCACCGAGCGCCCCAAGATCGGGTGAACCCAGCTCGGCGCCACATCCGCGAGGGGAATCAGCACAAAGGCGCGGTCCTGCATCCTTGGGTGCGGCAAGATCAGCTCGTCGGGCGCGCGCTCCATCTGCGCCGCAAGGGGCAGGTTGCGCCACTCCGCGTGTCGCACAGGGTCAGGGTGCACCTGATCACCCAGCGAGATCAGGTCCAGATCAAGCGTTCGGCGGCCCCAGCGGCGCACCCTTTCACGGCCCATCTGCGCCTCGACACGGTGCAGGGCCGCCAAAATTTCAGCCGCGCCCAGATCCGTCTCCAGCCGCGCCGCCGCGTTGACGTAATCAGGCCCCGCCCCGGCCGGAAAACACGGGCTTGCATAAAACGCGCTGACCTCCGCCACCCGCAGGCCCTCGGCCCCCAACGCGGCAAGCCCCGCGGACAACGTCTCCTTCGGTGCGCCCAGCTTGGACGGCAAATTTGCGCCCAAAGCGATCAGGCAAACACGGCTTTCCGTTACGTCAATATCTTCCACACACCCATCCTAGCCTATTGCCAGCGCAGACCTATAACTTTAAGTCCAAAACATCCACGCTACCGGGGCTTCCCCACTACTCAAACCGATCCTTGCCCTTTCGAAATATTCGCAGATTTGGCAAAATAAGAAGGGCTTTTTGTATGTTTTACAAGGACGAACGGCTTGCGCTGTTCATCGATGGATCGAACCTTTACGCCGCTGGTAAGGCGCTTGGGTTCGACATTGACTACAAGCTGCTACGGAACGAATTCATGCGCCGCGGAAAGCTTCTGCGGGCGTTTTATTATACCGCACTACTGGAAAATGATGAGTATTCGCCCATTCGTCCCTTGATTGACTGGTTGAATTACAATGGCTTCTCGATGGTCACGAAACCAGCCAAGGAATATACCGACAGTCAAGGCCGCCGTAAGGTCAAAGGCAACATGGATATCGAGCTTGTCGTCGATGCGATGGAGCTAGCTTCGCGCGTCGATCATATGGTGATCTTCTCGGGTGATGGCGATTTCCGCTCGCTGGTGGAAGCGCTGCAACGCCAGGGCGTGCGCGTCTCGGTTGTCTCCACCATGCGTAGCCAGCCACCGATGATCTCGGATGAGCTACGCCGTCAGGCCGACAATTTCATTGAGCTGTACGATCTCAAGGACGTGATTGGCCGGCCTACGCGCGACATGCCCGCTGACCGCCCGGAGCCTGTGTCAGAGATGGACTGACCCGCTCTGCCGGGGCGGGCGACTCCCTGTCCCAGCGCGGTTGCGGCGCAAAACCGCGCCACGCTCCCTTTACGGCCCGGCCAGCCTGCCTTACCTCTATTAGCATCAGGAGGCCCCGCCATGCGCAAACCACCCCTCACCCTTTATCTCGCTGCCCCGCGCGGATTTTGCGCCGGTGTGGACCGCGCCATCAAGATCGTGGAAATGGCTTTGGAGAAATGGGGGGCGCCCGTCTATGTGCGCCACGAGATCGTGCACAATAAATTCGTCGTCGATGACCTGCGCGGCAAGGGAGCTGTGTTTGTCGAGGAGCTGGACGATTGCCCGGATGATCGCCCGGTGATCTTCTCGGCCCATGGCGTGCCAAAGGCCGTGCCTGCCGAGGCCGCGCGGCGCGAGATGGTCTATGTCGACGCCACATGCCCATTGGTGAGCAAGGTCCATATCGAGGCCGCCCGCCACCATGAGGCGGGGCTTCAGATGGTGATGATCGGCCATGAGGGCCACCCCGAAACCGTCGGCACGATGGGGCAATTGCCCGAGGGCGAGGTGCTATTGGTCGAAACGGTCGAGGATGTGGCCATGGTGGAAGTCCGCGATCCTACGCGCCTCGCCTTCGTGACCCAAACCACCCTCTCGGTCGATGACACGATAGATATCGTGGCCGCCCTTCAGGCGCGGTTTCCGGGCATTGTGGGCCCCCACAAGGAAGATATTTGCTACGCCACCACCAACCGCCAAGAGGCGGTGAAGGCGATGGCCCCCAA
The nucleotide sequence above comes from Roseovarius carneus. Encoded proteins:
- a CDS encoding LabA-like NYN domain-containing protein; the encoded protein is MFYKDERLALFIDGSNLYAAGKALGFDIDYKLLRNEFMRRGKLLRAFYYTALLENDEYSPIRPLIDWLNYNGFSMVTKPAKEYTDSQGRRKVKGNMDIELVVDAMELASRVDHMVIFSGDGDFRSLVEALQRQGVRVSVVSTMRSQPPMISDELRRQADNFIELYDLKDVIGRPTRDMPADRPEPVSEMD
- the folK gene encoding 2-amino-4-hydroxy-6-hydroxymethyldihydropteridine diphosphokinase — protein: MEDIDVTESRVCLIALGANLPSKLGAPKETLSAGLAALGAEGLRVAEVSAFYASPCFPAGAGPDYVNAAARLETDLGAAEILAALHRVEAQMGRERVRRWGRRTLDLDLISLGDQVHPDPVRHAEWRNLPLAAQMERAPDELILPHPRMQDRAFVLIPLADVAPSWVHPILGRSVAQMVADLPKEAVEEVQPL
- the ispH gene encoding 4-hydroxy-3-methylbut-2-enyl diphosphate reductase, coding for MRKPPLTLYLAAPRGFCAGVDRAIKIVEMALEKWGAPVYVRHEIVHNKFVVDDLRGKGAVFVEELDDCPDDRPVIFSAHGVPKAVPAEAARREMVYVDATCPLVSKVHIEAARHHEAGLQMVMIGHEGHPETVGTMGQLPEGEVLLVETVEDVAMVEVRDPTRLAFVTQTTLSVDDTIDIVAALQARFPGIVGPHKEDICYATTNRQEAVKAMAPKADAMLVVGAPNSSNSRRLVEVGARAGCKYAQLVQRATDIDWRALEGITSMGITAGASAPEVLINEVIDAFKDRYDVTVEQVETAVENVEFKVPRVLRETA